The following is a genomic window from Chitinophaga caseinilytica.
CAACCTCCGACCTTCCCCGGTGGTGACGAAGCGCTCAACAAATTCCTCAGCAACAACATCCGTTACCCCCACCTGGCCACTGAAAACGGCATCCAGGGTACCGTGTTCGTATCATTCGTGGTAGACTCGGAAGGTAACATCAAGGATGTGAAAACTGTAGGGCAAGCCAAAGGCGGCGGTCTCGAAGAAGAGGCCATCCGCGTGGTGAAGAAAATGCCGAAATGGAAACCCGGTAAGCAGAACGGACGCCAGGTATCTGTGCAGTTCAACCTGCCCATCCGCTTCACCCTCCAAGAGTAGTATTTAGTCTCAAGCTAGTAGTACATACTAAATCCCCCTGGTTTACCGGGGGGATTTTTTATTTCAGCCAGCCGCACCGCCCCGCCGGCACGGAGATTTTCTTTAATTTCGGGCCATGATAGGAAAACTTGGCGGGCACGACGACACCATCGTGGCCATCGCAACCGCGCCGGGCGTTGGCGCCATTGCCGTGATCCGGCTGAGCGGCAAGGCCGCTGTAGCCATCACCGACCGGCTGTTCCCCTCGAAAGACCTGGCTTCGCAACCCACCCACACCCTCCATTTCGGCGGGCTCCATTTCCAGGGGCGCCTGGTGGATGAGGTGGTGGTTTCGCTGTACCGCGCGCCGAAATCTTATACCGGCGAAGAAGTGGTGGAGATTTCCTGTCATGGTTCGCCTTTCATCCAACAGCAGATCGTAGAAGCCTGTATCGCTGAAGGCGCGCGGCTGGCGAGGCCGGGAGAGTTCACCCAGCGGGCGTTCCTCAACGGCAAACTCGATCTCACGCAGGCCGAATCCGTAGCCGACCTGATCGCCAGCAACACAGCCGCATCGCATCAAACGGCGCTCCAGCAAATGCGCGGCGGCTTTTCGCGCGAGCTGTACGCCCTCCGTGAACAACTCATTAAATTTTCCGCACTCATAGAGCTCGAGCTCGATTTCAGCCAGGAAGACGTTGAATTCGCGGACCGCACCGCCCTGTATGAACTGGTAAACGAATCCGTTTCGGAAGTTTCTCGGCTGATTGCTTCGTTCAAAGTAGGGAACGTTATCAAAAACGGTGTGAATACGGCGATCATTGGGCGCCCGAACGCCGGGAAATCCACCCTGCTCAACACGCTGCTCAATGAAAACCGCGCCATCGTAAGTGACATCGCCGGTACCACGCGCGACACCATCGAGGAAGTGCTCAATATCGGCGGCATCCTGTTCCGACTCATCGATACGGCGGGAATCCGGGAAAGCAACGATGCCATCGAAAGCATCGGAGTTCAGAAGTCGCTCGAGAAGATGCGCGAAGCGGGCATAGTGGTATACCTGTTCGATGTATCTGAACTGACGGTGGACGATTTGCTGGAACAAGTGAAGGAATTCGATCACGAGGGGATTTCGTACCTGTTGGTCGGCAATAAATCCGACGTGCTGGGTGCCGAAGAAGCGCGCGCCAAATTCAGTTTCATTCCCGGTATCATTTTCATTTCCGCCCGCGATCATTCCCAGATCACGGAGCTGAAAGACCAGCTGGTGCACAGGGTAATGGGTGGCTCCATCAACACGGAGAATACCATTATTACCAACGTTCGCCATTACTCGGCGCTCCAGGAAGTGCTTTCTTCGCTGAAGGATGTGAAGGGAGGAATGGATAACGGGCTGCCGGGGGATCTCCTCGCACTGGATATTCGCCGATGCCTGCATTACCTGGCAGACATTGCGGGGGAAGTGACGAATGAGGACCGGTTGGATTATATTTTTTCGAAGTTTTGTATCGGGAAATAAGAATACAAAAACAGTAACGCTGTTTGATGGAAGTTGTCCCTCCGGATCATTGCATTTCAATGCCTCCAGAGGGACTAATAACTACTCAGCAACCGTCTTTGGGAGGAATATGCTTGAAAATCATCTTACTATCCCGTTCCACATAGTAGCCTGAAACAATTGGATATGCATACTTGGGCGCATACGAAACAGCATGGCTCCGGATAATTATCCTGTCGTCCACCTTCAGGCTTTGCAATTGCTTAAGCTGAGATTCTTCCGGCTGGAAGAATGTTAAAATGTAATCATCGCCATTAATCCTGACCATCACCCCGAAGCCTAACCGGGAGCCTGGAGGAAGGGAAAGTGAGGTTATTACACCCTCCATATTGGTGGAGTCGCTGATATGGTGCCTTATTTTTCTGGCACCGGAAAGCACTTTTTGACCTTCGGGAGATGCTTCCCACATTTTAAAATGAATGCCCGCCGGGGTAGCTTCCCAGGCTTTCCGTTCGGCATCCATTTGAGCTGCACAGATTGGCCTGGGGGTAGATTTTTTAGGATTATCATTATTGATATCGCGATTCGCGAATACGAGTCCGCTTACCACAATCAGCGGTACGATCAGTACATAAATGATTTTTTTCATAATTTTTGTTGGTTTAATTAACATAAATCGATTTCCAGGTAAATCTGATCCGTTGAAGGCGTTTCTTCGACTTTCATATCCTGAGAAAGTTGATTCAGCTAATTTAACCGGACGTCTTCCAACTAGCGGAATTTGGATTGTAAATAAAAGCGTAACCTTTGTAAATAAATCGTAAATGGGTATGCCTGATAGCCGAAATTTGCTTTCCGGGAAACGCAAGTACTTGTGGATCTTTGTATTACTCGTTACTGTTTTTGTAATATATCTGACTTTGCAAATGACCGGCAGCGACAGTTTTGATATCGCCAGGAGGGAAGTTTTGCTTCGGAAGATAGGGGATGAACTCCTCACACAGTCGGGCGACAGTAAATCCAGGATACTTCCGGTAAGAAAGATCGCCGAAAATGAATACCAAATCCGCTTCGAGAATGAGCTTACTTTTCAACCAGACTCGCTGGTGAATACTACCCGGCGTTTGCTGGGCCAAGCCCCCCTCGCCAGCGATTATATTGTTAATGTGCTGAACTGCAGCGACTCCAGCGTAGCCTATGGATACGCTATTTCCCACAATAAAAAAAATGACATCGTAGCTTGTAAAGGAAGAGTACAACCCCGCAGATGCTACATGATCAACGTCAGATTCAAACCATCAGGCATAATTACCGCCAGGAAGGGATATCTTTTAGGCAGCCTGACATTACTGGCATTTGCCGGATTCGTACTTTTTAGATCGTTTAAACCCCGAAAAGCCAGGCCTGCCCATCAAAATACGGGCATTGTAACCTTTGGATCGGTGTCGTTTAATACGGAGGAACGGCAACTGGTAATCCATAAAAACACCATCGACCTGACAGACACGGAAGCCCGTCTACTGCTCATTTTCGCATTGTCGCCCAACCAGACCATCGAAAGAAGCCGGCTGCAAAAAGAGATTTGGGAAGATGAAGGCGTAATTGTGGGGCGCAGCCTGGATATGTTCATCTCGAAACTCAGGAAAAAACTGGAACCCGATCCCAAAATCAACATCGTAGTGGTACGCGGTAAAGGATATAGGCTGGAAATCAGCAATTGAGGAAGAAATCGCCCCTTTTTATATATAATCGGTTCGTAACATGGGTAAGAAGGCGCAGGTTAACAACCAATGGCCCTTTCTTCGCTGCATCCATCCACCATCCCATCCCAATCCCCCCAGAAATCCGTACCTTTGCACTTTATGACACGCATCTCCACATATAATCGCTCGCAGATCATTGCAGCCTGACGCAGGCCCCAAAAGCACCACCTTTTACCTGCGTTTTGACGTCTTAAAATGATTTATTGTAACCGCTCTGCGGCGCTTTCCCGCGCCCGCAAGGCAAGAATTGTATTATCATGTCGACATTACAGTCGTACGGATGGAATGCGCATTTCATGCATCATTTCGAAACAAACACACATCAAAACCTCGAAGCAGCAAGAGTCCTGTCGATCCAGGGTTTCAAACACCTCCTCATCACCGCTGAAGGTAACCTCGATGCCCTCCTCGCCGGAAGCCTCATCAACAGCCGCGAACCCGAATCCCTCCCCAAAACGGGCGATTGGGTACTCGTAAAACGCTACGACGAAGAAGGCATCATCATAGACATCCTGCCCCGCATCAACGAGCTCAGCCGGAAAATGCCGGGTTCCCAAAGTACCCGGCAAGTACTCGCCGCAAACGTCGATGCTGCGCTGATCGTTCAGGGGCTCGACCGGGATTTTAACCTCATGCGCCTGCAACGATACCTCCAGCAGATCGCGCAATGCTATATCCGGCCGATCGTGGTCCTCAACAAAACGGACCTGGTTCCCGATCCGGAAAATTACCGGCTACGAGTAGCCGAACTGGGATATGATTGTCCGGTCATCCTTACCAGCGCACTGGACGAGGCGCAACAAAGCGCGTGGACGAACCATCACCTGCTGCCTGGGCACACCTATATTCTCCTGGGCTCGTCGGGCGTTGGGAAAAGCACGCTGGTCAACAGTTTGCTGGGCCACGATTTGCAGGAAACCGGCGCCACCAGCTCGGCCAACAGCAAAGGGAAGCATACCACCACCACCCGGCAACTGGTGCAGCTTCCCAACGGAAGCATGATCATCGACGTGCCGGGAATGCGTGAATTTGGCCTTACTTCGGAAGATGGCGACGAAGGCATTCATCACCCGATGATCGATGCACTGGCGCCGCAATGCCGGTTTGGGGATTGCACCCATCAGCACGAGCCCGGTTGCGCCGTTGTAAACGCCGTGGAAAACGGGGATCTGCCGGAGATCGTTTATCGCAGCTACCAGAAATTGCTACGCGAACAAAACCATTTTCAGGCGAGCGAAGCGGATAAACGGCGGATGGGCAAGCAATTCGGGAAGATCGCCAAACAGGTTTCCAAACACCGGAAAGACAGGAAGTATTAATTCATCCAACACCAAAGTGCAGGCACCCGCTTGCGCTTTGGTGTTCATTTTTCAATCCACCACCCGCAGCAACGGCGTCCCGGCATTGCTGACAACGAACACCTTCCGGTACTCCCGCGGCGTAATGCCCTGGTGGATCTTGAACTGCCGGTTGAAATAGGATACATTGTCGAACCCGCAGGCATAACAGATGTCGGTAATATTGTCGTCTTTCCCGATCAGCAGCCGCGTAGCGTGACTGATCCTGATTTCATTGACGAACTGTGAGAAAGTTTTGTGCGTGTTCCGTTTGAAAAACCGGCAAAACGCCGCTTCGTTCATACAGGCGAGCGATGCCGCGGTCCGGATGTCTACATCATGATGGTAATTCTCGAGCACATAGTTGAAAATGGACGACAGTTTCTCCGCGTCGCTTTCCTTGTATTGGATCTTGCGGCTGTCGTCGGTAATGATGGACCCTTCTTCCTTATTGAACTGGCATAATTCTTCCAGGATCTGCAGCAGCACGATGAGGTTTTTCATCTGCTGGTTGGGCTGGAACTGGAAAAACAATTGGTGGAGAGATGCATGATTGTTGCCGAACTTGATGCCGTAAGCGGACCGTTGCAGGAGCGTCTTGATATTCCTCAGTTCGAGCGTGTCGAAAAAATCCTTCCCCATGAAATCCGCTTCAAACTGCACCACTACCGCATGCACGTTTTCATTTTTCCCGACGGAAAGGTTGTCGTTGGAAAAACAATGCACCAGCCCCGGCCCGAACATAAATATCTCCCCCTCATCATAATTCACCACTTTATTGCCCACATATACCTGTCCCGCGCTTTTCACGATCAGCGTCACTTCATATCCCCGATGGAAATGGAAGGTGTTGGTGAAGTGCGGCTGGCAGAATTCCTTGATGGCAAAACTGGCATCCTCCGAGGTGGATATATGTCGGTAAGAAACTTTCATGCGGCCAATTTTAGTACAATAATTGTTTTCCGGCGGCTGGAAATCGGATTTAGGTAAATATAGTATTGAAAATCGGCAAATGGTGTACTTTTATTTCAACGGTAACCTGAATAAGTTTGTAACATCAGCTTCACGAGAGGAAGTCTACCTTGCATACCGACCTGATCATCAATTTCACTTTATATACAGCCCGATATGGAACTCGCGATACACAATTGGATGCGCTCCGAGACAGTCACAACCACGATACGGAGAATTGCCGCACAAGGGTACACCCGGTTCGAAATTGCCGGTAGCCCGGAACAATACGACACCGCTGAAGTACGGAAAACTTTGAAGGAGCACGGCGTCAAATGCTGGGGATCCGTTACCCTCATGCTGGGAGAACGGAACCTGCTCGCCCGGAACGAAGCACAGCGCGCCGCATCCGTTCAATACGTAAAGGATGTGGTGAAAATGGTGAAGGAATTGGATGGACATATGGTGTCCGTAGTCCCCGGTACCGTTGGAAAGCTCGTGCCCGACGGCCGCCCGGAGGAAGAATGGCAATGGGCCGTAGACGCCATGAAGGAAATTTACGCCTACAGTGAAGCCGCCGGGATCGTGCTGGGTATAGAGCCCATCAACCGGTTCGAAACGTATTTCATCAACCGGGCCGACCAGGCGCTGGCGCTCGCCGCCGCCGTAGGGCCCAATTGTGGCGTGTGCCTCGACACCTTCCACATGAACATCGAAGAAACGGATATGTTTGCCGCCATCCGCAGGGCCGGCAGCAAACTGGCCGGTTTCCATGTGGCCGACAATAACCGGATGGCCCCGGGCATGGGGAACCTCGACTGGAAAAAGATCGTGGACACCCTCCGCGAAGTCAGCTACGACAAAGTACTATCCGTAGAATTCTGCGCCCCGCTCGACCGGACGCCGGCCAATCCTTATCCCGGCTCGATCGACGAAGCGCCGGAAAACCTTTCGCCCGAACAGGAAAAATTCCTGGTAGACCATGGCAGCTCTTCCGTTACGGAGGAATTTTATTCCATGCTCACCCGTGAATCCTACAATACCTTATCTAAACTTATTTAAAAGCGGTCAACTTCAGTAAATGAAAATCTCGAACGTAGAAGCGTTTTGGTTACGCTGCCCCATCCCGAAAGAAAAACAGCACGCCTCGGATTATGGCTTGCTGACGAATTTTGATATGACTTTGGTCGTAATTACGACAGACAGCGGGCTGCAGGGCTTCGGTGAAGCGAAAGCCGCAGTAGGTTCGTCTGGCGTATGTGCATCCATCGTCAACTGTATCGAAAACGAACTGAAACCCTTGCTGGTAGGTAAATCCGTCAGCAACATCACCCGCCTGTGGGAAGAAATGTACAACGGCACCCGCGATCATTACGCGCTGTCGAGAGGCCGGAAGTTCCCCATCCTCGGCCGGCGCGGCCTCACCATCTCCGCCATGAGCGGGATCGATACGGCCCTGTGGGACCTGAAAGGCAAAATGCTCAACGTGCCCGTGCTCGACCTCCTCGGCGGCGCCTGCCGCGACCATATGCCCGCCTACGCAAGCGGCGGATGGGCGGATGTCAATAACATCGGCGCACAGGTAAAAGGCTATGTGGATAAGGGTTTCAGAGGTGTGAAAATGCGGGTTGGGGTGATGGACGATAGCGTGCAGAAAAGCATCGACCGGGTGAAAGCCGCGCGGGCGGTTCTCGAACCGGACGTAAAATTGATGGTAGACGCACACGGCACATTCAGCGTGCCGGAAGCCAAACAGTTTTGCCGCGGCGTGGAAGACAGTAATATTTATTGGTTCGAAGAGCCGATCAGTCCGGACAACAAGCCCGGCACCGCAGAGGTAAGGGCAGCCACCTGCATTCCCATCGCGGCCGGCGAAAGCGAATTCACCAGTTTCGACATACACGAACTTTTACAGCTCAGGGCGGTGGACGTGATCCAGCCGGATGCGGCCATCATCGGCGGCATATCGGAAGCCATGCGGGCAGGGCATCTTGCCTGTGCACACCAGGTAGAAATGGCTCCGCATTGCTGGGGTTCCGCGTTCTCCTTTATGGCCGGGCTCACAGTGGCGTTTGCCTCCCCATCCGCCACCATCATCGAATTTTCGCTGGGCGGCAACCCGATGATGTACGACCTCGTGAAAGAAAAAATTACGGTTACCAACGGCTCCATCGCCGCGCCCACAGCTCCCGGATTGGGAATGACGCCGGATTGGGATTTTGTCAGGGAATTTAAACAAGGTGTTTAAAAAAAGTATTTATGGCTAAAGCACTTAAAATCAACCACGTAACATTAATAGTGGACAACCTGGAAAAAGCAGGCGAATTCTATAAAAATGAGCTCGGCCTCGAGCCGCTGCCCGCTTTCCGATTCGATTACCCGGTGATGTTTTTCCGGTTCAACGCCGAACAGCAGTTGCATCTTTCGGAATGGGACGACCGCACTTCTTTCCGCGGGCACATCTGCGTGCAGGTAGACGATTTCAACACGATATTTTTCCGCATGAAAGAGCTCGGTGTGATCGACGTAGCCCCCTGGGGCAAGGTGCGCAAACTGCCCGACGGCGCCATGCAGATGTTCGTGAGAGATCCGGCGGGCAACCTCGTGGAGCTGTCGTCTGCCCCCGGCGCACCGATCGATCCGCGTATCCTGGAAGATGAATTTTACGAAGAAGGATTATATGTTTCCGGCCGGAACGATTTCCGCGGAGACCGCTCAGACGACGCCACATTATACCACAACAAGCCATGAAGAAAAACGTAATGCTGCTGGAAACCATTGCCGACGAGGCTTTGGCCGTGCTCAAGGAACACGCGCATGTTTTTACCGGCTATGATACTGCCAGCCAGGAATCGGTGCTGGCATCCACGGAAATCCATGCCGTCATCACGCGGGGAAAAATGAAGGTCGACGACGCGCTCATGGCCGCGTGCCCTCAGCTGGAAGTAGTGGCCCGCTGCGGCGTGGGGCTCGACAATGTGGATGTGGCGGCCGCTTCGGCAAGAAAGATCAGGGTGGTCAACGCCCCGGGAAGCAATGCCGGCACCATCGCGGAACATACGCTGGGCCTTATGCTGATGGGGATGCGCGATCTCTTTGCTTCCATCGAACATGTGAAAAAGGAAGACTGGAACTGGCGCAACCAATATGCCGGCGATGAGCTGGGCGGCAAAACCCTGGGCATCCTCGGCATGGGCAACATCGGCAAACGCGTGGCGCGCCTGGCCGAAGCGTTCGGGATGAACGTGGTGTACTGGAGCCGATCGGAACAGGAACTGCCTTATAAATATTTGTCGATGCAGAAAGTGCTGCAGCAATCCGATATCGTCAGCCTGCATCTTCCATTGGCGAAAGGAATGGAAAACCTGATCGGAAAAGCGGAACTGGCGATGATGAAACCAAATTCGCTGCTCATCAATACGGCAAGAGGCGCACTGATCGATCATGTTGCGTTGCTGGATGCGCTGAACGAAGGTGCCATCGCGGGTTTTGCCGCAGATGTACTGCCCGATGAGCCACCAGTACAGAGCCTGCCGCTGGTGAAGCACCCCCGTGTGCTAGTGACGCCGCATTCCGCCAGCCTCACCGCCACCACGTACCGGAAAATGTGCGTTTACACCATCAACAATGTGGTAGCATTACTGTCCGGCCGCGAGCCGGAAAAGGAAAGCGTTTTCAATAGAAACTCGTTTGTATGATCATCACAAATCCCTGTTAAAATGAATACTTTTTGTTTCGGTTTATTATTGACACTGGGAGGTTTGTTCTGTACCCAGTCTCCTCAAAAGGCGAAGAAGCCGCTGGTCGTTTTTGTGTGCGGAGACCATGAGTACAGTGGCGAAGCAACCCTGCCGATCCTGGCAGCGGAGCTGGAAAAGAATTACGGCATGAGAACGATCGTGCTCAAGTCTTCCCCCGACCATAACAGCGAAGAAAACATCCCCGGGCTGGAAGCCTTGAAGGATGCGGATCTGGCCGTTTTTTACCTCCGCTGGCGCAGGCTACCTGCCGATCAGCTGGCA
Proteins encoded in this region:
- the rsgA gene encoding ribosome small subunit-dependent GTPase A; its protein translation is MSTLQSYGWNAHFMHHFETNTHQNLEAARVLSIQGFKHLLITAEGNLDALLAGSLINSREPESLPKTGDWVLVKRYDEEGIIIDILPRINELSRKMPGSQSTRQVLAANVDAALIVQGLDRDFNLMRLQRYLQQIAQCYIRPIVVLNKTDLVPDPENYRLRVAELGYDCPVILTSALDEAQQSAWTNHHLLPGHTYILLGSSGVGKSTLVNSLLGHDLQETGATSSANSKGKHTTTTRQLVQLPNGSMIIDVPGMREFGLTSEDGDEGIHHPMIDALAPQCRFGDCTHQHEPGCAVVNAVENGDLPEIVYRSYQKLLREQNHFQASEADKRRMGKQFGKIAKQVSKHRKDRKY
- a CDS encoding winged helix-turn-helix domain-containing protein, with protein sequence MPDSRNLLSGKRKYLWIFVLLVTVFVIYLTLQMTGSDSFDIARREVLLRKIGDELLTQSGDSKSRILPVRKIAENEYQIRFENELTFQPDSLVNTTRRLLGQAPLASDYIVNVLNCSDSSVAYGYAISHNKKNDIVACKGRVQPRRCYMINVRFKPSGIITARKGYLLGSLTLLAFAGFVLFRSFKPRKARPAHQNTGIVTFGSVSFNTEERQLVIHKNTIDLTDTEARLLLIFALSPNQTIERSRLQKEIWEDEGVIVGRSLDMFISKLRKKLEPDPKINIVVVRGKGYRLEISN
- the mnmE gene encoding tRNA uridine-5-carboxymethylaminomethyl(34) synthesis GTPase MnmE — translated: MIGKLGGHDDTIVAIATAPGVGAIAVIRLSGKAAVAITDRLFPSKDLASQPTHTLHFGGLHFQGRLVDEVVVSLYRAPKSYTGEEVVEISCHGSPFIQQQIVEACIAEGARLARPGEFTQRAFLNGKLDLTQAESVADLIASNTAASHQTALQQMRGGFSRELYALREQLIKFSALIELELDFSQEDVEFADRTALYELVNESVSEVSRLIASFKVGNVIKNGVNTAIIGRPNAGKSTLLNTLLNENRAIVSDIAGTTRDTIEEVLNIGGILFRLIDTAGIRESNDAIESIGVQKSLEKMREAGIVVYLFDVSELTVDDLLEQVKEFDHEGISYLLVGNKSDVLGAEEARAKFSFIPGIIFISARDHSQITELKDQLVHRVMGGSINTENTIITNVRHYSALQEVLSSLKDVKGGMDNGLPGDLLALDIRRCLHYLADIAGEVTNEDRLDYIFSKFCIGK
- a CDS encoding mandelate racemase/muconate lactonizing enzyme family protein — translated: MKISNVEAFWLRCPIPKEKQHASDYGLLTNFDMTLVVITTDSGLQGFGEAKAAVGSSGVCASIVNCIENELKPLLVGKSVSNITRLWEEMYNGTRDHYALSRGRKFPILGRRGLTISAMSGIDTALWDLKGKMLNVPVLDLLGGACRDHMPAYASGGWADVNNIGAQVKGYVDKGFRGVKMRVGVMDDSVQKSIDRVKAARAVLEPDVKLMVDAHGTFSVPEAKQFCRGVEDSNIYWFEEPISPDNKPGTAEVRAATCIPIAAGESEFTSFDIHELLQLRAVDVIQPDAAIIGGISEAMRAGHLACAHQVEMAPHCWGSAFSFMAGLTVAFASPSATIIEFSLGGNPMMYDLVKEKITVTNGSIAAPTAPGLGMTPDWDFVREFKQGV
- a CDS encoding 2-hydroxyacid dehydrogenase, whose translation is MKKNVMLLETIADEALAVLKEHAHVFTGYDTASQESVLASTEIHAVITRGKMKVDDALMAACPQLEVVARCGVGLDNVDVAAASARKIRVVNAPGSNAGTIAEHTLGLMLMGMRDLFASIEHVKKEDWNWRNQYAGDELGGKTLGILGMGNIGKRVARLAEAFGMNVVYWSRSEQELPYKYLSMQKVLQQSDIVSLHLPLAKGMENLIGKAELAMMKPNSLLINTARGALIDHVALLDALNEGAIAGFAADVLPDEPPVQSLPLVKHPRVLVTPHSASLTATTYRKMCVYTINNVVALLSGREPEKESVFNRNSFV
- a CDS encoding AraC family transcriptional regulator, whose protein sequence is MKVSYRHISTSEDASFAIKEFCQPHFTNTFHFHRGYEVTLIVKSAGQVYVGNKVVNYDEGEIFMFGPGLVHCFSNDNLSVGKNENVHAVVVQFEADFMGKDFFDTLELRNIKTLLQRSAYGIKFGNNHASLHQLFFQFQPNQQMKNLIVLLQILEELCQFNKEEGSIITDDSRKIQYKESDAEKLSSIFNYVLENYHHDVDIRTAASLACMNEAAFCRFFKRNTHKTFSQFVNEIRISHATRLLIGKDDNITDICYACGFDNVSYFNRQFKIHQGITPREYRKVFVVSNAGTPLLRVVD
- a CDS encoding VOC family protein codes for the protein MAKALKINHVTLIVDNLEKAGEFYKNELGLEPLPAFRFDYPVMFFRFNAEQQLHLSEWDDRTSFRGHICVQVDDFNTIFFRMKELGVIDVAPWGKVRKLPDGAMQMFVRDPAGNLVELSSAPGAPIDPRILEDEFYEEGLYVSGRNDFRGDRSDDATLYHNKP
- a CDS encoding sugar phosphate isomerase/epimerase; this translates as MELAIHNWMRSETVTTTIRRIAAQGYTRFEIAGSPEQYDTAEVRKTLKEHGVKCWGSVTLMLGERNLLARNEAQRAASVQYVKDVVKMVKELDGHMVSVVPGTVGKLVPDGRPEEEWQWAVDAMKEIYAYSEAAGIVLGIEPINRFETYFINRADQALALAAAVGPNCGVCLDTFHMNIEETDMFAAIRRAGSKLAGFHVADNNRMAPGMGNLDWKKIVDTLREVSYDKVLSVEFCAPLDRTPANPYPGSIDEAPENLSPEQEKFLVDHGSSSVTEEFYSMLTRESYNTLSKLI